Proteins co-encoded in one Aspergillus luchuensis IFO 4308 DNA, chromosome 6, nearly complete sequence genomic window:
- a CDS encoding pyrroline-5-carboxylate reductase family protein (COG:E;~EggNog:ENOG410Q1V4;~InterPro:IPR029036,IPR008927;~PFAM:PF14748;~go_process: GO:0055114 - oxidation-reduction process [Evidence IEA]): MPTIGAATFESATLLTDAPSRATDATVELAAWIFGSLGKVFRVSDVHFDSLTGISAASNALAVVAVQQIARIAASKGVPRDKVIPIVSQCIRGTVGMLLSEIEPENLQRSLSTPGSITEQAISGFVHGQLSGILGEAVNGAIKRASDYEK, encoded by the coding sequence ATGCCCACTATCGGAGCCGCAACTTTTGAATCTGCAACCCTTCTGACCGACGCTCCCAGCCGGGCAACAGATGCAACGGTCGAACTGGCCGCTTGGATTTTCGGCTCTCTGGGAAAGGTTTTCCGTGTTTCTGATGTGCATTTCGATTCCCTGACCGGCATAAGTGCAGCCTCCAATGCGCTTGCAGTCGTCGCAGTGCAGCAAATTGCTAGGATAGCTGCAAGCAAAGGTGTTCCACGTGACAAGGTGATTCCGATTGTGTCACAGTGTATACGTGGCACGGTAGGAATGCTTCTGTCGGAAATCGAGCCTGAGAATCTCCAACGTTCGTTGTCTACACCCGGTAGCATAACTGAGCAGGCTATTTCTGGCTTTGTGCACGGGCAGCTATCCGGGATACTTGGTGAGGCGGTTAACGGGGCTATAAAACGGGCATCAGACTATGAGAAATAA
- a CDS encoding cupin domain-containing protein (COG:S;~EggNog:ENOG410PWP7;~InterPro:IPR014710,IPR011051), whose amino-acid sequence MSLERVEPEQYFLPPTPYVPNSKLPILVYRNALSDTSPRNILNIIEPNGWIQGGQWKTYKVPHFHTQCHECYGIIKGGSNYLLGVGPKDPEVDEQGHPYGMKLTVQKGDVFVLPAGICHASLDSWDDYEFIGLYPNGILEATGHRFDMNYGLKSPEETTSLMRQSENVSIPPLDPLYGLDGPLPRLWSRAAKENFIGARI is encoded by the exons ATGTCGTTAGAACGGGTCGAGCCGGAGCAATACTTTCTGCCTCCCACTCCTTATGTCCCAAATAGCAAGCTTCCCATCCTCGTCTACCGCAATGCTTTATCTGATACAAGCCCGCGAAATATCCTTAATATCATCGAACCTAATGGCTGGATTCAAGGAGGCCAGTGGAAGACCTACAAGGTCCCTCACTTTCACACACAGTGCCACGAGTGCTACGGTATCATTAAAGGAGGGTCCAACTATCTACTTGGTGTTGGGCCTAAGGACCCTGAGGTCGATGAGCAAGGCCATCCTTACGGAATGAAATTGACGGTTCAGAAAGGGGATGTCTTTGTGCTGCCG GCGGGAATATGCCATGCATCGCTAGATTCATGGGACGACTACGAGTTTATCGGTCTGTATCCTAAT GGCATCTTGGAGGCGACCGGTCATCGCTTCGATATGAACTACGGGCTGAAGTCACCGGAAGAGACTACCTCACTTATGCGCCAGAGCGAGAATGTCTCAATTCCGCCACTAGATCCTTTGTATGGCTTGGATGGTCCGTTGCCGCGGCTTTGGAGCAGGGCAGCTAAGGAGAACTTCATCGGTGCTCGTATTTGA